A DNA window from Phragmites australis chromosome 11, lpPhrAust1.1, whole genome shotgun sequence contains the following coding sequences:
- the LOC133885387 gene encoding uncharacterized protein LOC133885387: MAAAADRKGTQASQSARSSDDPDQPAKDDGRAMTLALDGRLASCWIFLAYSLVQTARRVRDRPWDLAFVVLAYADLAALFWCLPRAERLPPPPSPAGGEERRRLQLAVWALSTALSCALAHRVSLIMPAALVIVVWSMTSFVVLVGFYLLVVCKDQGYRVLEDDDGGGGGDGKGFDKKIGAGDELV, encoded by the coding sequence ATGGCCGCCGCTGCTGATCGCAAGGGCACTCAAGCCTCGCAATCGGCACGCTCGTCGGATGACCCCGACCAGCCGGCGAAAGACGACGGACGCGCAATGACTCTGGCTCTCGACGGCCGGTTAGCCAGCTGCTGGATCTTCCTTGCGTACAGCTTGGTACAGACGGCGCGCCGGGTGCGCGACAGGCCCTGGGACCTGGCGTTCGTCGTCCTCGCCTACGCCGATCTCGCCGCGCTCTTCTGGTGCCTCCCGCGGGCCGAGCGGCTgcctccgccgccctctccggCCGGAGGGGAAGAAAGACGGCGGCTGCAGCTCGCCGTGTGGGCGCTTTCCACCGCCCTCAGCTGCGCGTTAGCTCACCGGGTGTCGCTGATCATGCCCGCCGCCCTCGTGATCGTCGTCTGGAGCATGACTTCGTTCGTCGTGCTCGTTGGTTTCTATCTCTTAGTGGTTTGCAAGGATCAAGGGTACCGTGTCTtggaggacgacgacggcggcggcggcggagacgggAAGGGCTTCGACAAGAAGATTGGCGCTGGTGACGAATTGGTGTAG